From the genome of Pelosinus fermentans DSM 17108:
TCTAACAGGGGAATTGGTTCTGGAGGAAAACGAGCTTGTTGTAGATACGGCTAATTTTTTAGCCTTTAACGCAGCCAATCTAAGGCGCGTAAGGTTCCAGCCCAACCTTCGTCATCGGATTATCACTGTGGAAATCTATCCCGATAAGCTCAGAGATTTTGGCAATGATTACTTGCAAAGAGCTGTGCTCCGTAGTTTTCACGCTCACAACACAGCTTTTTCCACACATAAGCTATCACCGGCGATGAAAACCGTGCTGCATCAACTGGTCAATTGTCCATATCATGACTCTGTAAAAACGATTTACATGGAGGGAAAACTGCTGGAATTCCTGGCGGTTTATCTGAATGAGACCATCTATCAAGATGAACCGGTGCTAGGTCATTGCCCAAACCTCTCCCGGCAGGATGTAAAAAGTATTTATCAGGCAAAACAAACACTAGATCAAAGCTTTGTCTCGCCACCGACCCTTGCGGTGTTGTCGAAACTGATTTGCCTGAACGAATTCAAATTGAAAAATGGTTTTAAGCAATTGTTCGGTCAGACAGTACATACTTATGTTGTCGATAAAAGACTGGAGCTGGCAAGGCAGCTATTTGAAGAAAAGAAGCTGAATGTGGGTGAAGCCGCTTCGCATATCGGCTATTCGAATGCCAGTTATTTCGCCCTGGCTTTCCGCAAAAAATTTGGCGTTAGCCCGAGTGAATATCTGGCGCAGAATAAATAATAAAGGCTCTGCTTGCGACTGTATCATTTTAGATACAGTCGTTTTTGTATGTTTAAGCTCATTTTTGCTAAAGCAGTATTATCCGATTAAGCTGTCAGAACTTTTTAACACCGTAAATGGGAAAAAATCCGTTTACTGTTCAATAAATCCTTTTACAGGTAGAAAAACCCTGAATCTTTTTAGTATACTTCATTAGTGAAATAGATAATCATTCTCAATTTGTAACATTAATGGATTGGAGGTGAAATAGTGAATGATACGATTGACTTTAAGGCGTCCAAGCCCGATCCCAGAGTATGGATGTTTCTGCTTGTTGTCATATCCTTATTGACCTTCCTCTGCGGAAGCCTCCTTGAACTTTTCATCTTGTTTGCCGCGCTTGCCGTGATCATGACCTGGCAGAAAATGCTCGCAACGGTCATTTATTTTGTGGCATTCTATACGGCATTACTGGTACTCAATGAATTTCTTTGTCTTATTTCCATACCACCGGTCAGTATGGTAGTGGGCATGCTGGTTTTACTATTATTCAGGCTGATGCCGGTTTATATGGCCTACATAATCCTGTTGGAGAAAACGTCCATCAATGAATTGATTATCGCGTTGGAGCAAATGCATGTTCCTAAAATACTGATTATCCCTTTAGCGGTAGTCTATCGCTATATCCTCACAGTGAAGTACGAAATCTTGTATATTAAAGATAGTTTGAAAATGAGGGGACTGAATCCATCGTTAACCGGGATGTTTTTACAACCGGTAACAACGGTCGAGAAATTCATGATTCCTTTGCTGATTCGCAGCGGCAAGCTGGCCGATGAACTGTCGGCGGCGGCGCTGTGCAAAGGGCTTGATGCCGAGCACCCAAGGACTTCCTGCACCGGCGTCCGGTTTGAGCAAAAGGATGCCGTCTGTTGCGTAATATTTGCAGTGGCGGCGGCGACACTGATTTTTTTGCACTATTATCCAGGCTTTGGCAATTTGGTTCTATAGAAAGGAGTACGACGATTCTGAAAAGTACAACACAGCCAATCATGCCCGGAAAGGGTTGGAATATGGCATTATGACGGAAAACTTACTGCAACAACATTCCACTATGCAGAAAAAAACGATAATTGAGTTCCACGATGTGCATGTAACGTACCGCAATCGTAACCGGGAAAGCCTTACCGGTTTTAGCCTGAATGTAAAGCAGGGCGAATTTGTGGTCCTGACCGGTAAAAGCGGCTGCGGCAAAACAACGGTAACCCGCTGCATCAATAGCTTAATCCCAAATTTTTTTGACGCTGAACTGCGAGGAGAAGTCTTCGTTGGCGGCCTGGATATAAAAACAGCCTCAATGAGGGACATATCACGCAGGGTGGGATCGGTTTTTCAGGACCCCCGCTCCCAGTTCTTTACCTTGCATGTCAGGAGCGAACTTGCTTTTCCCAGTGAAAATTATGGGATTGAAAGGCACCTAATGCAGAAGCAAATCAAAAAAACCGTGCAGGATCTACACCTTAATACACTGCTAACACGCTCCATCTTTACGCTTTCCAGCGGCGAAAAACAAAAAGTCGCTGTAGCATCCGTCTATGCCCTGGAACCGGATATTTATGTTTTCGATGAACCCTCTGCCAATTTAGACAAAACAGGCACGGATCAGCTGCTCGCTGTACTGAGCATCCTTAAAGCCAAAGGTCATACCGTTATTATCGCTGAACACAAGCTTGCCTATTTAAAGGAATTGCTTGACCGCGTGGTTTTTATCGAAGACGGACAGGGAAAAGAGGAATTTAGCGGTCGGGATTTTTTTGCCAAACCCGACCGGTGGTTTCGGGATAAGGGGCTGCGCCATTTTGACGGATCGGCCCTGCGGCCAGCAGCTAATGAACTGCCTCAAAAGGCAGAAACCCAGGCACCTTTGCTGCAGGCAGTGGCTATATCCTTTGGCTATAAAAGAGGAAAACCAATTCTGAACGGCATATCCTTAAGTGCCTATCGCGGTGAAATTACCGGGATCATGGGTAAAAACGGCGTGGGGAAAAGTACCCTGCTGCGAGTACTGATGGGGCTGGAAAAACAACACCGGGGCGAAATCCTTCTTGAAGGCAAACCAGCTGGTACGAAGGTGCGTATGCAGAATTCCTTCTATGTTATGCAGGATGTCGATTACCAGCTTTTTGCCCCCAGCGTGTGGGAAGAGATGCTGCTGGGATGTAAAGAGTCACCAAGCATCGTGGCGAAAGCAGAAGAATACCTGCGGTTCTTTCACCTGGAAAGCTATAAAGAGGCCCATCCCGCTGCTCTTTCCGGTGGGCAGAAGCAGCGTCTGGCCATTGCATTGGCCGGCATGCGAAACGCCAAAATTTTATTCCTGGATGAACCAACCAGCGGCCTGGATGGAGAAAACATGGCAAAAGTCAGCGAACTCATAAGAAAGCTGGCGCAAGAAGGGCGGTGCATTTTTGTTATCTCCCATGATTATGAATTCGCAATAAATACATTTGATAAAATTTTCTCTCTGGAGGAAGACGGTAGGCTTACCCACCTCTCCTTCGACAATAATGCAACAGAATGCTCTACTCAGAAATAAGGAATAAAAAGGATGTTTTGTTATGGCTTCTTTAAAAACAAATAACAACCAGACTGTCCGGCATTTGATCACAATTGGCATTTTCAATGCATTGATTATTAGTATTTTTATGCTGCTGGGGTTTACCATTGGGCTGATCCCCGTGATTTTAATCTTCATGCCGGTTATATTAGCGATACCGGGAGGAATTATCTTTATGCTGATGCTGGCGAAAGCACCGTTGCGTGGTGTGTTTGTCATCAGCGGCGCTTTGCTGGGTTTGGTTCTCTTTAACATGGCACCGGCCGGTGTGTTTGGACTGAGCATCTTTGTAGGGGGCGTGCTGGGCGAGATTGCCTTTGGTTTTATCGGTCGGGAAAAATTTATTGCGAAGGTCACCGGTTTTGCCTTTTACATGCTGGGCTTTGCCGTGGGAGAAAGTTTTCCGCTTACCTTTATGAAGGAAGCCTATATAGCGCAAGAAGCGACCAAAGGAACAGAGCAACTGGCTATCCTGCAACAATGCCTGGCGTTAATGAACCCGGCAATGCTGGCGGTAATCTGCCTGCTTACGGTGATTATGGCCTGTGTGAGCAGTTTATGGGGCAGACGGCTGCTGCGCACGCATTTTGAAA
Proteins encoded in this window:
- a CDS encoding energy-coupling factor transporter transmembrane component T family protein: MNDTIDFKASKPDPRVWMFLLVVISLLTFLCGSLLELFILFAALAVIMTWQKMLATVIYFVAFYTALLVLNEFLCLISIPPVSMVVGMLVLLLFRLMPVYMAYIILLEKTSINELIIALEQMHVPKILIIPLAVVYRYILTVKYEILYIKDSLKMRGLNPSLTGMFLQPVTTVEKFMIPLLIRSGKLADELSAAALCKGLDAEHPRTSCTGVRFEQKDAVCCVIFAVAAATLIFLHYYPGFGNLVL
- a CDS encoding ABC transporter ATP-binding protein gives rise to the protein MTENLLQQHSTMQKKTIIEFHDVHVTYRNRNRESLTGFSLNVKQGEFVVLTGKSGCGKTTVTRCINSLIPNFFDAELRGEVFVGGLDIKTASMRDISRRVGSVFQDPRSQFFTLHVRSELAFPSENYGIERHLMQKQIKKTVQDLHLNTLLTRSIFTLSSGEKQKVAVASVYALEPDIYVFDEPSANLDKTGTDQLLAVLSILKAKGHTVIIAEHKLAYLKELLDRVVFIEDGQGKEEFSGRDFFAKPDRWFRDKGLRHFDGSALRPAANELPQKAETQAPLLQAVAISFGYKRGKPILNGISLSAYRGEITGIMGKNGVGKSTLLRVLMGLEKQHRGEILLEGKPAGTKVRMQNSFYVMQDVDYQLFAPSVWEEMLLGCKESPSIVAKAEEYLRFFHLESYKEAHPAALSGGQKQRLAIALAGMRNAKILFLDEPTSGLDGENMAKVSELIRKLAQEGRCIFVISHDYEFAINTFDKIFSLEEDGRLTHLSFDNNATECSTQK
- a CDS encoding MptD family putative ECF transporter S component, encoding MASLKTNNNQTVRHLITIGIFNALIISIFMLLGFTIGLIPVILIFMPVILAIPGGIIFMLMLAKAPLRGVFVISGALLGLVLFNMAPAGVFGLSIFVGGVLGEIAFGFIGREKFIAKVTGFAFYMLGFAVGESFPLTFMKEAYIAQEATKGTEQLAILQQCLALMNPAMLAVICLLTVIMACVSSLWGRRLLRTHFEKAGIV
- a CDS encoding AraC family transcriptional regulator; amino-acid sequence: MDWKTEKSNESEEHWVLYNNRKYVLYSSQNSMNCAQVTNNFGSGHVKQLFSCPFAQIKDSEIIFCDSICGGANFSMPRIMLYFCLTGELVLEENELVVDTANFLAFNAANLRRVRFQPNLRHRIITVEIYPDKLRDFGNDYLQRAVLRSFHAHNTAFSTHKLSPAMKTVLHQLVNCPYHDSVKTIYMEGKLLEFLAVYLNETIYQDEPVLGHCPNLSRQDVKSIYQAKQTLDQSFVSPPTLAVLSKLICLNEFKLKNGFKQLFGQTVHTYVVDKRLELARQLFEEKKLNVGEAASHIGYSNASYFALAFRKKFGVSPSEYLAQNK